A stretch of Ranitomeya variabilis isolate aRanVar5 chromosome 3, aRanVar5.hap1, whole genome shotgun sequence DNA encodes these proteins:
- the LOC143816928 gene encoding uncharacterized protein LOC143816928: MDLRPTQSNLTERETGSDLEALIDPVGEGEEVAGPSSHPSSDIPPATSSVAPQDPATTGQEAAPPPTAAPHPGSQDDPGNSSSPTVPLETSPQPAVISRRGRRRRELQESRRNVDTEGLFKYLFIERWQLLAHNVLRRPLSQQVHAQQVFQAPPPHVPTPLPVPTQNPPRPAYFHMPSYHQPSQYGHLSRPSAGGWSQPGFEQHSHVGGVVMQGLIFHLMRAILKTLTIANTQLANMSKGIILSRDRHHTHRMMDNWHNKGHLTRTLSFRHHLHQLTEICNENCFMRILFYFLF, translated from the exons atggatctgagacc aacacagtcaaacctcactgagagggagaccggctcagacttggaggccctgatagatccggttggggaaggagaagaggtggctggcccatcttcacatccttccagtgacatccctcctgcaacatcttcagttgcaccacaagatccggcaacaactggccaagaagctgcaccaccacccacagcagcaccacaTCCAGGAAGTCAGGATGATCcaggaaacagtagcagccctactgttccactggagacatccccacagcctgctgtcatttcccgccgtggccgcaggaggagagagctgcaagaaagTCGCAGGAATGTGGACACTGAGGGTCTTTTCAAATATTTATTCATTGAGAGGTGGCAGTTGTTAGCACATAACGTCCTGCGCCGTCCATtatctcaacaggtgcatgctcaacaagtaTTTCAAGCACCCCCTCCACAtgtgcctacacctctacccgttcccacccaaaacccaccaaggccagcatatttccatatgccatcataccatcaaccttcccaatatggccacttgtccagacccagtgctggaggctggtcccaacctggttttGAACAACATAGCCATGTTGGGGGGGTTGTGATGCAAGGCCTTATTTTCCACCTCATGAGGGCCATACTCAAAACCCTTACTATAGCCAATacacaactggccaatatgagcaaGGGCATCATTTTGAGCAGGGACAGACATCATACACACAGAATGATGGACAATTGgcacaacaaaggccacctgaccaggaccctgagcttccgccatcacctccaccaacttacagaaatctgtaatgagAATTGTTTTATGaggattcttttttattttttgttctaa